One segment of Natronosalvus halobius DNA contains the following:
- a CDS encoding helix-turn-helix domain-containing protein, with the protein MSPGIRATVKVGSPEGCPIASFSQRTGTTVDRVSTSTASEGNLSDSEGNAKSTTSTTEFLAATDEEIDDVSGPIFSYGSTNLYRHTHDDSNCPCACLGSFGCPVHRYVAEDGDLTLVFHAEHFDQLQAIMAEFRERYPDIDVQRLLQPPLQGSTEEQVFVNRGKLTDRQHEVLQAAYDAGYFERPKGANATEIAAELDISQSTFTEHLVAAQRKLFEDILETDA; encoded by the coding sequence ATGTCGCCGGGAATTCGCGCGACGGTGAAAGTCGGATCGCCCGAAGGCTGCCCGATAGCGAGCTTTTCACAGCGGACGGGGACGACGGTCGATCGGGTGTCGACCAGTACTGCGAGCGAGGGTAACTTGAGCGACAGCGAGGGAAATGCCAAGAGTACCACAAGCACCACGGAGTTCCTCGCCGCCACCGACGAGGAAATCGACGACGTCTCCGGCCCGATATTCTCCTACGGGTCGACCAACCTCTATCGCCACACGCACGACGACTCGAACTGTCCGTGCGCCTGTCTCGGCTCGTTCGGCTGTCCGGTCCACCGCTACGTCGCCGAGGACGGGGACCTCACGCTGGTCTTTCACGCCGAGCACTTCGACCAACTTCAGGCGATCATGGCCGAGTTCCGCGAACGGTACCCCGACATCGACGTCCAACGACTCCTCCAGCCGCCGTTGCAGGGGTCGACCGAAGAGCAGGTGTTCGTCAACCGCGGAAAACTCACCGACCGCCAGCATGAGGTCCTGCAGGCCGCCTACGATGCCGGCTACTTCGAGCGGCCGAAAGGGGCTAACGCGACCGAAATCGCGGCCGAACTCGACATCAGCCAATCGACGTTCACCGAACACCTCGTCGCCGCCCAGCGAAAGCTCTTCGAGGACATCCTCGAGACCGACGCGTGA
- a CDS encoding pyridoxamine 5'-phosphate oxidase family protein, producing MSLAEETEMTATEIDAFLSRHETGVLALASDNTPYAIPISYGYDANSRSFYMRLVSTPESEKRKFLDSTPQVRLVVYDEQDGGRTYHSAVAVGTLETIDPTDLTVQDVEQYGTTKRPLFEIWGESKANLDIKLYRFEPDDLSGRRTEIDRGDA from the coding sequence ATGTCACTAGCCGAGGAAACCGAGATGACGGCGACAGAAATCGACGCCTTCCTGAGTCGCCACGAGACCGGCGTCCTGGCACTCGCCAGCGACAACACGCCGTATGCGATTCCGATCTCCTACGGATACGACGCCAACAGCCGGTCGTTCTACATGCGACTGGTTTCGACGCCCGAGAGCGAGAAACGGAAGTTCCTCGACTCTACTCCCCAGGTTCGTCTCGTCGTCTACGACGAACAAGATGGCGGCCGGACCTACCACAGTGCCGTCGCCGTCGGCACACTCGAGACGATCGACCCGACCGACCTCACCGTCCAGGATGTCGAGCAGTACGGGACGACGAAGCGACCGCTGTTCGAAATCTGGGGCGAGTCGAAGGCGAATCTCGACATCAAACTTTACCGGTTCGAACCCGACGACCTGAGCGGGCGCCGAACCGAAATCGATCGCGGAGACGCGTAG
- a CDS encoding DUF7560 family zinc ribbon protein codes for MTTYEFTCPGCGQRGPVGGDVRDATVEYGCPVCGTTVSREHFLVH; via the coding sequence ATGACAACTTACGAATTTACCTGTCCAGGCTGCGGCCAGCGAGGCCCCGTGGGCGGCGACGTACGCGACGCGACGGTCGAATACGGGTGTCCAGTCTGCGGAACGACGGTTTCCCGCGAACACTTTCTGGTTCACTGA
- a CDS encoding DUF3054 domain-containing protein: MTMNAITPRIRHDTLDSSTAVVSVVVLGDGIVILGFFAVGLLSHAIEPWTYPLHTLRTAVPFLAGWLIVSPLVGTLRLDTLSSPFETLWYVTLGWIGASVVGAAIRSTVYFPGGAPLEFVLVNVVFGLAFVLPWRLCVSLLVRRARRRLI; this comes from the coding sequence ATGACCATGAACGCGATAACCCCACGCATCCGACACGACACCCTCGACTCGAGTACCGCCGTCGTCAGCGTCGTCGTTCTCGGCGACGGGATCGTCATCCTCGGCTTCTTCGCCGTCGGCTTGCTCTCGCACGCGATCGAGCCGTGGACGTACCCGCTCCACACCCTCCGGACCGCCGTGCCGTTTCTGGCCGGCTGGCTGATCGTGAGTCCGCTCGTCGGAACACTCCGGCTCGATACGCTTTCCAGCCCCTTCGAGACCCTTTGGTATGTCACGCTCGGCTGGATCGGCGCCTCGGTCGTCGGCGCCGCAATTCGGTCAACGGTGTACTTCCCCGGGGGCGCCCCGCTCGAGTTCGTCCTCGTCAACGTCGTCTTCGGACTCGCCTTCGTCCTGCCGTGGCGACTCTGTGTCTCGCTTCTCGTTCGTCGAGCGCGTCGACGACTCATTTAA
- a CDS encoding heme o synthase, with protein MTTLFTTRRFVLLLATTTLATYALLATGAALATTDAGSACGKWPLCTDGIASPIDPTLIAVLGHRLLAGVVGLLLALTTLGAWEAESSRRTRIAISGGVVLFVIQVGVGGLVVVTGEPVAGRAHLAIAAVLFTALLAALGWTLEGKSTTERATFDAADSAPSSEPASEPPSSAAASETTSSAPANEPSSNPTRTTAERSARARLHSRGRSYLELTKPRLMWLLCLLALAGMALATTTTGQWPDGVTVVATLAGGMLATGASGAFNHAYERDRDQQMSRTAARPVATDQVSAARATLFAFALAVLSMVVLVTLVSLLVAALTLAAIVYYSVLYTVVLKPNTTWNIAIGGGSGALPAVIGWAAVTGSVGLPAIVLALIVVVWTPAHFYNLAIVYRDDYARAGYPMFPVVSGVSAARRRILLTLGGTLVMTTVLGLVTPLGWLFTLSTITVGGLFLGTAVVQCRRRTDRATLRTFHASNAYLGVVLLAIVAEALVVGLRP; from the coding sequence ATGACGACCCTGTTTACGACACGTCGATTCGTCCTCCTCCTTGCGACAACGACGCTCGCAACCTACGCACTGCTCGCGACGGGGGCGGCGCTCGCGACGACCGACGCCGGGAGCGCCTGCGGGAAGTGGCCGCTCTGTACCGACGGAATCGCGTCACCGATCGATCCCACGCTGATTGCCGTTCTCGGCCATCGACTGCTCGCCGGGGTCGTCGGCCTGTTACTCGCCCTGACGACGCTCGGTGCCTGGGAGGCGGAGTCTAGTCGACGAACGCGTATCGCCATCAGCGGCGGCGTGGTCCTCTTCGTGATTCAGGTCGGTGTCGGTGGACTCGTCGTCGTTACCGGGGAGCCCGTCGCGGGACGAGCCCACCTCGCGATCGCTGCCGTGCTTTTCACCGCGCTGCTCGCTGCCCTCGGCTGGACGCTCGAGGGCAAGTCGACCACCGAGCGAGCCACATTCGACGCCGCCGACTCGGCCCCGTCGTCCGAACCTGCAAGCGAGCCGCCGTCGTCCGCAGCCGCAAGTGAGACGACGTCGTCCGCACCTGCGAATGAGCCCTCGTCGAACCCGACTCGAACCACCGCGGAACGGTCGGCGCGCGCTCGGCTCCATTCGAGGGGACGATCCTACCTCGAGTTGACGAAACCGCGATTGATGTGGCTGCTGTGTTTGCTCGCGCTCGCGGGAATGGCGCTCGCGACGACGACGACCGGCCAGTGGCCCGACGGCGTGACCGTCGTGGCGACACTCGCCGGCGGGATGCTGGCGACGGGAGCGAGTGGGGCGTTCAACCACGCCTACGAACGCGACCGCGATCAGCAAATGTCGCGAACGGCGGCCCGGCCCGTGGCGACCGACCAGGTGTCGGCCGCTCGCGCGACTCTCTTTGCGTTCGCACTGGCCGTCCTTTCGATGGTCGTGCTCGTGACGCTGGTCAGCCTCCTCGTCGCGGCGCTGACGCTAGCAGCCATCGTCTACTACAGCGTGCTCTACACCGTCGTCCTCAAACCGAATACGACCTGGAACATCGCGATCGGCGGCGGGTCGGGCGCGCTTCCGGCCGTCATCGGCTGGGCCGCCGTCACGGGCTCGGTCGGGCTGCCGGCAATCGTCCTCGCGCTGATTGTCGTCGTCTGGACGCCGGCACACTTCTACAACCTCGCGATCGTCTACCGCGACGACTACGCGCGAGCAGGCTACCCGATGTTTCCGGTCGTCTCGGGCGTCTCGGCCGCCCGTCGCCGGATCCTCCTGACCCTCGGCGGAACGCTGGTGATGACGACCGTGCTCGGCCTCGTGACCCCGCTCGGCTGGCTCTTTACCCTCTCGACGATCACCGTGGGTGGGCTGTTTCTCGGGACGGCAGTTGTGCAGTGTCGCCGCCGAACAGACCGCGCGACGCTCCGGACCTTCCACGCCTCGAACGCCTACCTCGGCGTCGTCCTGCTCGCCATCGTCGCCGAAGCGCTCGTCGTCGGACTCCGACCATGA
- a CDS encoding ABC transporter ATP-binding protein has protein sequence MTSGDAYPIAVEGLTKYYGDVRGVEDLTFAVENGEIFGFLGPNGAGKSTAIRVLLGLLGPTDGEARVLGHDVTDRNALRAVKRDLGYLPSDVTFYDRVTGEAVLDYFGRLRGEERREELLKRFPVPLERHVKAYSSGNRQKLAIVAAFMHDPELAIMDEPTSGLDPLVQNEFYYLLEERKRRGLASFFSSHVLSEVRRVCDRVGIIRNGRLIELDTVSNILAESGTVATVRLAEEPPVEALEFQGIARVDRLESGAYRLVLSREFDALIDRLHEYTVLDLEVREASIDDVFLHFYGDGEDGPS, from the coding sequence GTGACGAGCGGAGATGCATACCCGATAGCGGTCGAGGGACTCACGAAGTACTACGGGGACGTTCGCGGCGTCGAAGACCTCACGTTTGCCGTCGAGAACGGCGAAATATTCGGATTTCTCGGCCCCAACGGTGCGGGAAAGTCGACGGCGATTCGGGTCCTACTCGGGCTGTTGGGGCCGACGGACGGCGAAGCGCGGGTACTGGGCCACGATGTCACCGACCGGAACGCCCTCCGTGCCGTGAAACGGGACCTGGGCTACCTGCCGAGCGACGTCACCTTCTACGACCGGGTCACGGGCGAGGCGGTCCTCGACTACTTCGGCCGGCTTCGCGGCGAGGAGCGGCGCGAGGAATTGCTGAAACGCTTTCCCGTGCCGCTCGAGCGACACGTGAAGGCCTACTCGAGCGGCAACCGACAGAAACTCGCCATCGTGGCCGCATTCATGCACGATCCGGAGCTGGCGATCATGGACGAGCCCACGTCGGGACTGGATCCGCTCGTTCAGAACGAGTTCTACTATCTGCTCGAAGAACGAAAGCGCCGCGGGCTGGCGAGTTTCTTCTCTTCGCACGTGCTCAGCGAGGTCCGTCGCGTCTGCGACCGGGTCGGTATCATCAGGAACGGCCGATTGATCGAACTCGACACCGTCAGCAACATCCTCGCAGAGAGCGGTACGGTTGCCACCGTCCGACTGGCCGAGGAGCCACCCGTCGAGGCACTCGAGTTCCAGGGAATCGCGCGGGTCGATCGACTCGAGTCCGGCGCGTATCGACTCGTCCTTTCACGGGAGTTCGACGCACTGATCGACAGGTTACACGAGTACACGGTGCTGGACCTCGAGGTGCGTGAAGCATCTATCGACGACGTGTTTCTGCACTTTTATGGCGACGGGGAGGACGGCCCCTCGTGA
- a CDS encoding COG1361 S-layer family protein produces MTGQQDASSRRNRRLVVLGHVVLIVGFLAGLLSGATVLQVDTVAANVQDDSAGNETGTDPDSAGANATDDEGDDGNESGQFPPSKGEAGPPQEGPATAGPTIVQAPADDIEVVVAEGQSVRAGGATTVTLEVTNDGDDDAMDVVVTLQAPDGTLSLGAPNAPQAEQSVSLGDLEEDETDTVDVRVAAAAVEPGTYPVFATVQYLVEDGDEGDDGRNGDDNGDNGDDETVVIGGPSVLAIGLEERPRLVVTPVDETVPVDGDGVYEVRISNDGTEPVSGVVATLEAGPPLSSESPTAYVGTLHPGESETVRFALESSSDAIETTTSATITLTYERGSDGDGQTATNPIAVPVSLVESDGEADVESIAPFVVVALVLALALVWWYRRR; encoded by the coding sequence ATGACGGGCCAGCAGGATGCCTCGAGTCGACGGAATCGTCGCCTCGTCGTGCTCGGGCACGTCGTTCTCATCGTCGGATTTTTGGCAGGGTTGCTCAGTGGGGCGACGGTGCTCCAGGTAGACACTGTCGCGGCAAACGTACAAGACGACAGCGCTGGGAACGAGACGGGAACCGATCCCGACTCGGCGGGCGCGAACGCCACGGACGACGAAGGCGACGACGGGAATGAGTCCGGTCAGTTTCCGCCCAGCAAAGGCGAGGCCGGTCCGCCACAGGAGGGTCCCGCCACGGCAGGTCCGACGATCGTCCAGGCACCCGCCGACGACATCGAGGTCGTCGTCGCGGAGGGTCAGTCAGTGCGAGCGGGTGGCGCGACGACTGTGACGCTCGAGGTGACCAACGACGGCGACGACGATGCAATGGACGTCGTCGTGACGCTCCAGGCACCGGACGGAACGCTGTCGCTCGGGGCACCGAACGCGCCCCAGGCCGAGCAATCGGTCTCCCTCGGGGACCTCGAGGAGGATGAAACAGACACCGTCGATGTCCGGGTCGCGGCGGCCGCGGTCGAACCAGGAACGTATCCGGTGTTCGCGACCGTTCAGTACCTGGTCGAGGACGGTGACGAGGGAGACGACGGTAGGAACGGTGACGATAACGGCGACAACGGCGACGACGAAACCGTCGTAATCGGCGGGCCGTCGGTGCTCGCCATCGGCCTCGAGGAGCGCCCGAGACTTGTCGTAACGCCCGTCGACGAAACCGTTCCGGTCGACGGCGACGGCGTCTACGAGGTCCGAATTTCGAACGACGGCACCGAACCCGTTTCCGGCGTCGTCGCCACCCTCGAAGCCGGGCCACCGCTCTCGAGCGAGTCACCGACAGCGTACGTCGGGACCCTCCACCCCGGCGAATCGGAAACGGTACGCTTCGCCCTTGAATCGTCCTCGGACGCCATCGAGACGACCACCAGCGCGACGATCACGCTGACCTACGAGAGAGGGTCCGATGGCGACGGCCAGACGGCGACGAATCCGATCGCGGTCCCCGTTTCGCTCGTCGAATCCGATGGCGAGGCCGATGTCGAGTCGATCGCCCCGTTCGTCGTCGTCGCTCTCGTGCTCGCGCTCGCCCTTGTCTGGTGGTATCGGCGCCGGTGA
- a CDS encoding ABC transporter permease, which yields MFELTSFEADRRLRGSLLLSSALVALIALTIALFPSIQATGPDLDAYLESLPPEATRAFVGSVTTLTTIEGYLVSQLYQFGWVILLAIYYAYAAASTVAGELERGTVEMTLTLPVSRTRFVVGKFLSLVPGLVLVNAITFLAIYLGVIFVDESIDVVDLFAVHAYSIAYLLACAGVGLLASVVFDSVRRAQTVGVGAVFGLFLLDTFTFGTDAEWLGDVAFSRYFDPGAILAEGEISWTDFSVLCVAIVVLLVVASEYFERRDVSS from the coding sequence ATGTTCGAACTCACGTCCTTCGAGGCCGACCGACGATTGCGCGGATCGCTACTGTTATCCAGTGCGCTGGTCGCCCTGATCGCGCTCACGATCGCGCTCTTTCCGTCGATACAGGCGACGGGGCCCGACCTCGACGCCTACCTCGAGTCGCTCCCGCCCGAGGCGACGCGCGCGTTCGTCGGAAGTGTAACCACGCTAACGACGATCGAGGGCTACCTCGTTTCGCAGCTCTATCAGTTCGGCTGGGTAATCTTGCTCGCGATCTACTACGCGTACGCCGCGGCGTCGACGGTCGCCGGCGAACTCGAGCGGGGAACGGTGGAGATGACGCTCACGCTACCGGTGTCGCGCACTCGGTTCGTCGTCGGGAAATTTCTGTCCCTCGTCCCTGGACTCGTCCTGGTCAACGCGATCACGTTCCTCGCGATCTATCTGGGTGTAATCTTCGTGGATGAATCGATCGACGTCGTCGATCTGTTCGCCGTCCACGCGTACTCGATCGCGTACCTGCTCGCCTGTGCCGGGGTTGGCCTGCTCGCATCGGTTGTCTTCGATTCCGTTCGCCGAGCCCAGACCGTTGGCGTCGGCGCGGTGTTTGGGCTATTCCTGCTCGACACGTTCACCTTCGGCACTGACGCTGAATGGCTCGGCGACGTAGCGTTCTCGCGGTACTTCGACCCTGGGGCAATTCTCGCCGAGGGCGAGATCTCGTGGACCGATTTCTCCGTCCTCTGTGTTGCCATCGTCGTCCTCCTGGTCGTCGCGAGCGAATACTTCGAGCGACGAGACGTCTCGAGCTAG
- the nirK gene encoding copper-containing nitrite reductase — protein MTQLNSKRRRFLQGLGVAGAVAVAGCVGNADEGNGNGNGIGNGEEPAGDTEESLPGAKPVDVDRVAADPTDIPGPVDWNEPRRHEISMTTTEVTAEIEPGVTFDYMTFDDQIPGPMIRVRRGDTIHLTLTNSEENSMPHNIDLHAVYGPGGGAEDTTISPGESAEIEFKAMYPGVHVYHCAVPNMDYHISAGMYGAILVEPEDGLPEVDRELYFGQNELYTKGTPGEEGHHAFSFDKMKAEDPTYVTLNGEAYAFTGNGYGPVTVQKGERVRVFFANGGPNLTSALHPIGNVFDAYYREGDLVSDPGRFIETAPVVPGSVAAGEMETPVPGPIKLVDHALTRAARRGMLGVIEVEGEPEPDIFNPNP, from the coding sequence ATGACCCAACTGAATTCGAAACGACGGCGGTTCTTGCAGGGGCTCGGTGTGGCTGGTGCAGTAGCGGTCGCTGGCTGTGTCGGGAACGCTGACGAGGGGAATGGAAACGGAAACGGAATTGGCAACGGCGAAGAACCAGCGGGCGACACGGAGGAATCCCTCCCGGGTGCGAAGCCAGTCGACGTCGACCGCGTTGCGGCCGATCCGACGGACATTCCGGGGCCGGTCGACTGGAACGAGCCGCGTCGCCACGAAATCTCGATGACGACAACGGAGGTCACCGCGGAGATCGAACCGGGCGTCACTTTCGACTACATGACGTTCGACGACCAGATCCCGGGACCGATGATTCGCGTGCGCCGGGGCGACACGATCCACCTCACGCTCACGAACAGCGAGGAGAACTCGATGCCCCACAACATCGACCTTCACGCGGTCTACGGCCCTGGTGGGGGCGCCGAGGACACGACGATCAGTCCGGGTGAGAGCGCGGAAATCGAGTTCAAGGCGATGTACCCCGGCGTGCACGTATACCACTGTGCAGTCCCGAACATGGACTACCACATCAGCGCCGGGATGTACGGCGCGATCCTCGTCGAGCCCGAAGACGGCCTCCCGGAGGTCGACCGCGAACTGTACTTCGGGCAGAACGAACTGTACACGAAGGGAACCCCCGGCGAGGAGGGCCACCACGCGTTCAGCTTCGACAAGATGAAAGCCGAGGACCCGACCTACGTCACCCTCAACGGCGAGGCCTACGCGTTCACCGGGAACGGCTACGGCCCCGTGACCGTCCAGAAGGGCGAACGGGTTCGCGTGTTCTTCGCCAACGGCGGTCCGAACCTGACGAGTGCCCTCCACCCCATCGGGAACGTCTTCGATGCGTACTACCGCGAGGGCGACCTGGTCTCCGATCCGGGCCGCTTCATCGAAACTGCGCCGGTCGTCCCCGGTTCCGTCGCGGCCGGCGAGATGGAGACCCCGGTTCCCGGTCCGATCAAGCTCGTCGACCACGCACTCACTCGAGCCGCTCGGCGGGGGATGCTGGGCGTCATTGAGGTCGAGGGCGAACCGGAACCCGACATCTTCAATCCGAACCCGTAG
- a CDS encoding DUF2249 domain-containing protein: MSTHDQGHESVVERTSAPQDRPRTVLDVRSLGPPAPLANTLERLADLPDEAVLLQRNDRAPQFLYPKLEDRGYTYETLETDAEVVTVIWRE; encoded by the coding sequence ATGTCTACTCACGACCAGGGCCACGAATCCGTCGTCGAACGAACGTCAGCGCCCCAGGACCGGCCGCGAACCGTTCTCGACGTCCGATCGCTGGGGCCGCCCGCTCCGCTCGCGAACACGCTCGAGCGACTGGCGGACCTGCCCGACGAAGCGGTGTTACTCCAGCGAAACGACCGCGCCCCGCAGTTTCTGTATCCGAAACTCGAGGACCGGGGCTACACGTACGAGACGCTCGAGACCGACGCCGAAGTCGTGACCGTTATCTGGCGAGAGTGA
- a CDS encoding DUF2249 domain-containing protein — MTTLDVRSIPPVDRHPTIHDAFDELEAGETLTIINDHEPKPLFYEFQAEVDEFDVDGYAVEQAEAGKFVAEFPKRAE, encoded by the coding sequence ATGACGACACTCGATGTGAGATCGATTCCGCCGGTCGACCGCCATCCGACGATTCACGACGCCTTCGACGAACTCGAGGCGGGCGAAACGCTGACGATCATCAACGATCACGAACCGAAGCCGCTGTTCTACGAGTTCCAGGCGGAAGTCGACGAGTTCGACGTCGACGGATACGCCGTCGAGCAGGCCGAGGCGGGGAAATTCGTCGCGGAGTTCCCCAAACGAGCCGAGTAA
- a CDS encoding helix-turn-helix domain-containing protein has product MAHATLTVTLPEKVWVQEVSSAHPEATFYVDAAVPGAESGFALVRITGPDVPAVLEDMEDHPQLTEISLIQWSENEATVHFETTAPLLLFSSRDSGMPIELPVEIRQGKATLEVAGSRDRLSQLADQFSRFGLEYRIDSVQERLHDTQLLSERQHELVVAAVEHGYYDTPRRCSLTDLADRLDIAKSTCSETLHRAEEAIIKQFVDNLVDVEQALPFEEELVS; this is encoded by the coding sequence ATGGCTCACGCGACGCTCACCGTCACGCTCCCGGAGAAGGTGTGGGTACAGGAGGTCTCGAGCGCCCACCCGGAGGCCACCTTCTACGTCGACGCCGCGGTTCCGGGCGCCGAATCGGGGTTTGCCCTCGTTCGAATCACCGGTCCCGACGTCCCGGCTGTCCTGGAGGACATGGAAGACCACCCGCAGCTCACCGAAATCTCGCTAATTCAGTGGAGCGAGAACGAGGCGACGGTCCACTTCGAGACCACGGCCCCGCTGTTGCTCTTCTCCTCGCGCGACTCCGGCATGCCGATCGAACTCCCGGTCGAGATCCGACAGGGGAAAGCGACCCTCGAGGTGGCTGGCTCTCGGGACCGACTCTCCCAGCTGGCCGACCAGTTCTCCCGGTTCGGCCTCGAGTACCGTATCGACAGCGTCCAGGAGCGGCTTCACGACACGCAGTTGCTGTCTGAGCGCCAGCACGAACTCGTCGTCGCTGCCGTTGAGCACGGGTACTACGATACCCCACGCCGGTGTTCGCTGACCGACCTCGCCGACCGTCTCGATATCGCGAAGTCGACCTGCAGCGAGACGCTTCATCGCGCCGAAGAGGCGATCATCAAGCAGTTCGTCGACAATCTGGTCGACGTGGAGCAAG